A window of Rhododendron vialii isolate Sample 1 chromosome 13a, ASM3025357v1 contains these coding sequences:
- the LOC131314562 gene encoding uncharacterized protein LOC131314562 isoform X1, whose product MKFPKHRFPASNCLRSLRLGKTLAISGVFLYLTFVLFFTKSYWPASQFFSPFQQIFAPSQTTPPPHGTSPTNISHLVFGLSGSLRTWRHRKAYIESWWRPSVTRGYIYLDAAPTNEFLPWSAASPPYRVFDDISKIVEESRHVAPIQARMLHAILEVHRERDQGVRWYVMGDDDSIFFVDNWVDVLAKYDHTKYIYIGGQSESLQSNVKNSFDQGFGGGGIALSYPLISAMVKDLEGCLKRYPNLPSYDLITQYCVDELGVSLSAERGIHQIDLKGDISGFLSSHPQAPLMSLHHFDRVDPIFPSMDRFQSVKHLMKSAEVDQSRLLQQTICYHRPNNWSISISWGYSAHIHEKVLPRSILKRPLETFRPWRTQRPPYYMFNTRLPPSKDPCNAPHVFFMESIENFGGNQTVSTYVRSSPRGLPTCSSSNHSADCISTVRVLSPTTKLVQVIFEILFSLYLFPKAVFLLLQMNCIGLNYLMHF is encoded by the exons ATGAAGTTTCCCAAACACAGATTTCCAGCAAGTAATTGCCTGAGATCATTAAGGCTAGGCAAAACCCTAGCAATCTCAGGGGTATTTCTGTATTTAACCTTCGTACTCTTCTTCACCAAATCCTACTGGCCAGCTTCCCAGTTCTTCTCCCCCTTTCAACAAATATTTGCACCTTCCCAAACTACCCCTCCTCCCCATGGTACTTCTCCCACCAACATCAGCCACCTTGTTTTCGGACTAAGTGGTTCCCTCAGGACATGGAGACATAGAAAGGCTTACATAGAGTCATGGTGGCGCCCGAGCGTGACACGTGGATACATCTACCTCGACGCCGCCCCCACGAACGAGTTCCTCCCTTGGTCCGCCGCGTCTCCCCCTTACCGCGTCTTCGATGACATCTCCAAAATAGTAGAAGAGTCGAGACACGTGGCGCCTATCCAGGCTCGGATGTTGCACGCGATTTTGGAGGTTCATAGAGAGCGAGATCAAGGAGTGAGATG GTACGTGATGGGAGACGATGATTCAATCTTCTTTGTTGACAATTGGGTGGATGTTCTGGCAAAATACGATCACACTAAGTACATATACATTGGAGGGCAATCAGAGAGTCTTCAGTCAAACGTTAAAAACTCATTTGATCAAGGATTTGGTGGAGGTGGAATCGCATTGAGTTATCCTCTGATTTCAGCTATGGTGAAAGATTTGGAAGGCTGTCTCAAGAGATATCCAAACTTGCCTTCATATGACCTTATTACTCAGTATTGTGTTGATGAGCTTGGTGTTTCTCTCTCTGCTGAGAGAGGCATTCATCAG ATAGATCTGAAGGGGGACATATCAGGGTTTCTATCATCTCATCCACAGGCACCGTTGATGTCCCTCCACCACTTTGACAGGGTGGACCCAATCTTTCCCTCCATGGATCGTTTTCAGTCCGTGAAGCACCTAATGAAATCTGCCGAAGTGGACCAATCACGGCTACTCCAACAAACCATTTGCTACCATAGACCAAACAACTGGTCCATTTCAATATCATGGGGCTATTCTGCACATATTCATGAGAAG GTTCTCCCCAGAAGCATTTTGAAGAGGCCACTGGAGACATTTAGGCCATGGAGAACGCAGAGGCCACCATATTACATGTTCAACACGCGGTTGCCGCCATCCAAAGATCCATGTAATGCTCCTCATGTTTTCTTTATGGAGTCCATCGAGAATTTCGGAGGAAACCAAACTGTTTCAACCTATGTTCGATCCTCGCCGCGAGGGTTACCGACTTGTTCTAGCAGCAACCATTCTGCCGACTGCATCTCCACAGTTCGAGTCTTGTCACCAACGACAAAACTCGTTCAGGTAATCTTTGAAAtacttttttctttgtatttattTCCTAAAGCTGTGTTTCTGCTTCTGCAAATGAATTGCATTGGACTGAATTACTTAATGCATTTTTAG
- the LOC131314562 gene encoding uncharacterized protein LOC131314562 isoform X2, with protein sequence MKFPKHRFPASNCLRSLRLGKTLAISGVFLYLTFVLFFTKSYWPASQFFSPFQQIFAPSQTTPPPHGTSPTNISHLVFGLSGSLRTWRHRKAYIESWWRPSVTRGYIYLDAAPTNEFLPWSAASPPYRVFDDISKIVEESRHVAPIQARMLHAILEVHRERDQGVRWYVMGDDDSIFFVDNWVDVLAKYDHTKYIYIGGQSESLQSNVKNSFDQGFGGGGIALSYPLISAMVKDLEGCLKRYPNLPSYDLITQYCVDELGVSLSAERGIHQIDLKGDISGFLSSHPQAPLMSLHHFDRVDPIFPSMDRFQSVKHLMKSAEVDQSRLLQQTICYHRPNNWSISISWGYSAHIHEKVLPRSILKRPLETFRPWRTQRPPYYMFNTRLPPSKDPCNAPHVFFMESIENFGGNQTVSTYVRSSPRGLPTCSSSNHSADCISTVRVLSPTTKLVQIDRSECCDIIQSSDSNIAEVKYKACMDDEILG encoded by the exons ATGAAGTTTCCCAAACACAGATTTCCAGCAAGTAATTGCCTGAGATCATTAAGGCTAGGCAAAACCCTAGCAATCTCAGGGGTATTTCTGTATTTAACCTTCGTACTCTTCTTCACCAAATCCTACTGGCCAGCTTCCCAGTTCTTCTCCCCCTTTCAACAAATATTTGCACCTTCCCAAACTACCCCTCCTCCCCATGGTACTTCTCCCACCAACATCAGCCACCTTGTTTTCGGACTAAGTGGTTCCCTCAGGACATGGAGACATAGAAAGGCTTACATAGAGTCATGGTGGCGCCCGAGCGTGACACGTGGATACATCTACCTCGACGCCGCCCCCACGAACGAGTTCCTCCCTTGGTCCGCCGCGTCTCCCCCTTACCGCGTCTTCGATGACATCTCCAAAATAGTAGAAGAGTCGAGACACGTGGCGCCTATCCAGGCTCGGATGTTGCACGCGATTTTGGAGGTTCATAGAGAGCGAGATCAAGGAGTGAGATG GTACGTGATGGGAGACGATGATTCAATCTTCTTTGTTGACAATTGGGTGGATGTTCTGGCAAAATACGATCACACTAAGTACATATACATTGGAGGGCAATCAGAGAGTCTTCAGTCAAACGTTAAAAACTCATTTGATCAAGGATTTGGTGGAGGTGGAATCGCATTGAGTTATCCTCTGATTTCAGCTATGGTGAAAGATTTGGAAGGCTGTCTCAAGAGATATCCAAACTTGCCTTCATATGACCTTATTACTCAGTATTGTGTTGATGAGCTTGGTGTTTCTCTCTCTGCTGAGAGAGGCATTCATCAG ATAGATCTGAAGGGGGACATATCAGGGTTTCTATCATCTCATCCACAGGCACCGTTGATGTCCCTCCACCACTTTGACAGGGTGGACCCAATCTTTCCCTCCATGGATCGTTTTCAGTCCGTGAAGCACCTAATGAAATCTGCCGAAGTGGACCAATCACGGCTACTCCAACAAACCATTTGCTACCATAGACCAAACAACTGGTCCATTTCAATATCATGGGGCTATTCTGCACATATTCATGAGAAG GTTCTCCCCAGAAGCATTTTGAAGAGGCCACTGGAGACATTTAGGCCATGGAGAACGCAGAGGCCACCATATTACATGTTCAACACGCGGTTGCCGCCATCCAAAGATCCATGTAATGCTCCTCATGTTTTCTTTATGGAGTCCATCGAGAATTTCGGAGGAAACCAAACTGTTTCAACCTATGTTCGATCCTCGCCGCGAGGGTTACCGACTTGTTCTAGCAGCAACCATTCTGCCGACTGCATCTCCACAGTTCGAGTCTTGTCACCAACGACAAAACTCGTTCAG attgATCGAAGTGAATGTTGCGATATTATACAATCGAGTGATAGTAACATAGCTGAGGTCAAATACAAAGCTTGCATGGATGATGAGATACTTGGTTGA